A segment of the Pseudoalteromonas piscicida genome:
AGCACAGCAGCAAATGTTGGAAATGGCGGGGGTGATTGAACGCATATACAGCCGTAATAGTGGCTACCCTGATGCGAGTTTACTTACAGATCTGCCTGAATCTAAATTCTACACGTTTAAATATATTCCCACTGATAAACCAAATGGCGCAGTTGGGCAGTACCGTAATTTGGGATATCAATTTACAGCCACGCCAATAGTGGGAAAAGCACAAGCGACTGATAAATGTGGTGTGCTAAGTATCAACCATCTTGGTGAACAAGGACCGAAGAACAATGATTGCTGGCAATAGACATTTAGGGTTTACCTTGCTTGAGCTGCTTATTGCCATGGCAATACTTGCAATTTTAGCTTCGATAGCTGCGCCAAGTTTTATAAAGCAAATTCAGCAAGACAGACTTACGACACATGCTAATCAACTGCAGGCGGTATATCGCTTGGCCCGCAGTGAAGCGGTTCGACGTGAGCAACAGGTATCACTGGTCGTTGAGGACAGTGACTGGGTTGTGAAAACCAATGAGAATGGTCAATTGACCGAAGTGGGGCGGTTTTCTATTAAGCATAGCTCGATAGAAGTGGCACTTGCTGACCAAGTTGTGCGTGAAAGTGGCGAAGTGCTGGCAACAAACAATATATTGATCACCGACAACATTACCGATACCCAGGATTATCGTTTATGTGTGCTGGTCAGTGGTCAAAGTTGGTTAGCTGAGGCGGAACAAAATTGCAGTTAAGTAAGGGGTTTTCTCTCATTGAGGTCGTGGTGTCGATGTTGGTGGCTGGGCTAATGTTGCTTGGTCTTGCTGCTACGCAGCTTAAGTCATTACAGTTTGCCTCCAATAGCTTTCAATACACGATGGCGTTAATTCATGGTCAAAATGCAATTGAGAGGATATGGCCCTTGTTATGTGAATTACAACATAACAACAATGATATGACACTCGCTAATCCACTTATTCAACAGCTGCATCCTGCGGATAGTCGCTTTACGTTAGCGCTGCCTGCGACCTATAGCAATAACATGCAGCTTACGGTGAGTTGGGAAGATAAGCGGGTAAAAAAGCTCGCTGAAAACCAAATCTCTTTGACTACCAGTTACCCAAATGTTGAGGATACTTGCTCTCCACCACCTGGGGGGGGGCTCATGAAACAGATAAATGGGTATACCTTACTGGAACTTATGGTTGCTATGGTTGTTGGGTTGGTATTGGTTATGGGGATTGCAACGTCATACACATCGATAAAAGAAACGGTGACGACAAGCCAACAGCTGGCAACATCGCAAGAGATTGTTCGCTATACCAATCGAGTGATGATGCGCAGCATCAAGCAAACTCAGGAAATCCCTACTGTGACGGCGACCGATATTACGGTCCGGCAATTGGCTGGGGTGCCCGCTTGTGATGGCAGTGTCCCCACGGTTGACTACACTGAGCGCTATTTTTTACAAGATGGGTATTTAGTGTGCGATCGCGGCACTGGCGATATCAATCTTTTGAAAGGGGTAACTGGACTCGCGTTTGCAATCGATGCCAGTGGTCAGTTAATTACAGTCACAATACAAGGTAGTAGTTTTCCGACACAATACGGTACAGGCATACAGATGAATTTTTACGCTGGATTAGGTAGCTAATACAATGAAACAACAACAAGGTTTTACACTGGTTAAAGTGATGCTGCTTGGCGGCATGGCTAGCGTTGTGGTATTCGCTTCCCTCAAGGAAGGTGTTGTACAAGAAAGATTAAGTGGTAACTTCCAAAAAGACATTAATGCAAGATTAGTGGCTGAACAAGGGATCAGAGAATATCGTCAAAAGCTGGATGCGGCGTTAAGTGGTAATCCACAAGATGTCAATGCGCTGATAAATGGTATTAGTAAAACCGGTAGTGGAACGATCTCTGATTCGCAATATCAGATCTCGGTTAATGCCAATGGCAATGAGTTTGAAATTGAAAGCTTAGGTCAGCGTCATGGTGAGCACGCGAACCATCGGCTAGTTGCGCGCTTCGAGTTACAGCCAGCAGCGAAAGAGTCCATATTCCAAAATGCGGTTACTGGTTGTAAAGGTGTGAACCTATCTGGTAGTGGCTCTGTTGACAGCTATGACTCATCGAAAGGCACTTACGAAGAAACAAAAAGCCATGATGGTGATGTACACACTGTGGTGGGCGATGCAGATGTGGTGCTATCAGGTCACTCTCCGATTAAAGGCGATGTTGAAGCATCTGGTGTGATTTATTTAAAAGGTTCTTCACCGATTTTGGGTGACGTTAGATCAAATACTGGGGTAGATATTTCGCCGTCATCAAGTGGTATTCGAGTAGAAGGTAATGTCTACAGCCGCGGCTTTTTTACCCATAGAGGCGGTAAGATCCAAGGTTATGTGCGCGCCATGGGTGACGCGAAAATGGAGTGGGGCGCTGAGATCATCAACCAAAATGGCGATGCGTTCGATATTCAATATACTGGCAGTGGTCAATTTAAAGATACTGGCTTGCAAGTTCAAGATGGTGTGCATTACTCCGATGCTAAATTTAGAGTCGCTGATTTAGTGGTTGAGCCGGTAAAGGTGTACGATCCTGATTCTCCCGACTACGACCCTGTAAAGCCTAATAAAGAGTGTGATCCTTTGGCGTTACCCTTTAATATGGATAGCATTATCGATCCTCGTAATCGATTTACTCCTCTCAATGTAGGCGCGCAACAAATCTTACATTTTAAACCAAAACAGGCAGTGTATGAGCGTAATGGATCGAGCGTGTATGTTGCCAAAGAG
Coding sequences within it:
- a CDS encoding type IV pilin protein, coding for MSVNKGFTLTELLIAVAIVAITASVAYPSYVEYVLDGRRSQAQQQMLEMAGVIERIYSRNSGYPDASLLTDLPESKFYTFKYIPTDKPNGAVGQYRNLGYQFTATPIVGKAQATDKCGVLSINHLGEQGPKNNDCWQ
- a CDS encoding DUF7305 domain-containing protein encodes the protein MKQQQGFTLVKVMLLGGMASVVVFASLKEGVVQERLSGNFQKDINARLVAEQGIREYRQKLDAALSGNPQDVNALINGISKTGSGTISDSQYQISVNANGNEFEIESLGQRHGEHANHRLVARFELQPAAKESIFQNAVTGCKGVNLSGSGSVDSYDSSKGTYEETKSHDGDVHTVVGDADVVLSGHSPIKGDVEASGVIYLKGSSPILGDVRSNTGVDISPSSSGIRVEGNVYSRGFFTHRGGKIQGYVRAMGDAKMEWGAEIINQNGDAFDIQYTGSGQFKDTGLQVQDGVHYSDAKFRVADLVVEPVKVYDPDSPDYDPVKPNKECDPLALPFNMDSIIDPRNRFTPLNVGAQQILHFKPKQAVYERNGSSVYVAKEHTIYLFQGVDQNLGTATEKTQLAFPFKGLKLGSDGKIKISGGDVIWLIDGDLTLTGDTHIWIEKESSLTVFTTGKVSIGASAKVIAEQEGLTKNSKLPVFSVYSSFDGPEGFVFSGASSLYAAIYSPLTSILLNGSGQLYGTVRGASITGTGGTGIHFDQALKNAGIGVQLPGQKPKLVFKGWHYKPYQVADESEANSAE
- a CDS encoding prepilin-type N-terminal cleavage/methylation domain-containing protein; translation: MQLSKGFSLIEVVVSMLVAGLMLLGLAATQLKSLQFASNSFQYTMALIHGQNAIERIWPLLCELQHNNNDMTLANPLIQQLHPADSRFTLALPATYSNNMQLTVSWEDKRVKKLAENQISLTTSYPNVEDTCSPPPGGGLMKQINGYTLLELMVAMVVGLVLVMGIATSYTSIKETVTTSQQLATSQEIVRYTNRVMMRSIKQTQEIPTVTATDITVRQLAGVPACDGSVPTVDYTERYFLQDGYLVCDRGTGDINLLKGVTGLAFAIDASGQLITVTIQGSSFPTQYGTGIQMNFYAGLGS
- a CDS encoding GspH/FimT family pseudopilin translates to MIAGNRHLGFTLLELLIAMAILAILASIAAPSFIKQIQQDRLTTHANQLQAVYRLARSEAVRREQQVSLVVEDSDWVVKTNENGQLTEVGRFSIKHSSIEVALADQVVRESGEVLATNNILITDNITDTQDYRLCVLVSGQSWLAEAEQNCS